One genomic region from Geothermobacter ehrlichii encodes:
- a CDS encoding MFS transporter, producing MNEAGQKKQRQAWCLYDWANSGFSTVVLTAVFPVWFASLLPADGVILPGTKEPVSATVLWGYLVSASLLLIVLFAPQLGRWADRRGRQRELFRFFVLLGSLATMGLALPVPPHWPAAALLFCIANLGFAAGTIFYNAFLPVLAEGDRLDRLSAQGFAVGYVGGGLALMLVFALVQGALPIGLDNASATRLGLLLTGAWWLLFSLPALSWMPAIPPRLNMPAAGFLTVYRDLRNHPHLLRFLFAFLLYNDGVQTMVVISALFARQELGMSQQAILGCFLLIQFLALPGTLLCGRLAEMIGPRPALFVIIAVFALATLWAVFMRHSWEFWLLGVMVALVLGGIQALSRSLFARLVPAEKTAEFFGFFAVSNKLAAICGPFAFALVNQLTGSVRLAILSQLLFFLLGAALLLSVDIRQGELLAKTKQ from the coding sequence ATGAACGAAGCGGGCCAAAAGAAGCAGCGGCAGGCCTGGTGCCTTTACGACTGGGCCAATTCGGGCTTTTCGACCGTTGTGCTGACGGCGGTCTTTCCGGTCTGGTTCGCAAGCCTGCTGCCCGCAGACGGGGTGATCCTCCCCGGTACAAAAGAGCCGGTCTCGGCAACGGTCCTCTGGGGTTACCTGGTATCGGCCTCGCTTCTGCTCATCGTCCTTTTTGCCCCGCAGCTCGGCCGCTGGGCCGACCGGCGCGGCCGGCAAAGAGAACTCTTTCGTTTCTTCGTGCTGCTCGGCAGCCTGGCGACCATGGGACTGGCCCTGCCCGTGCCGCCCCACTGGCCGGCGGCCGCCCTGCTCTTCTGCATCGCCAACCTCGGCTTCGCCGCGGGCACCATCTTTTACAACGCCTTCCTGCCGGTCCTGGCCGAAGGGGATCGGCTCGACCGGCTGTCGGCACAAGGTTTCGCCGTGGGCTATGTCGGCGGCGGGCTGGCCCTGATGCTCGTTTTCGCCCTGGTTCAGGGGGCGCTCCCCATCGGCCTGGACAATGCCTCGGCCACCCGGCTGGGGCTGCTGTTGACCGGCGCCTGGTGGCTTTTGTTCTCTCTTCCGGCCCTGTCGTGGATGCCGGCGATTCCCCCGCGGTTGAACATGCCTGCCGCCGGCTTTCTCACCGTCTACCGCGATCTCAGAAACCATCCGCATCTGCTGCGCTTTCTTTTCGCCTTCCTGCTCTACAACGACGGCGTGCAGACCATGGTCGTCATCTCGGCCCTCTTCGCGCGCCAGGAACTCGGCATGAGCCAGCAGGCCATCCTCGGCTGCTTTCTGCTCATTCAGTTTCTGGCCCTGCCCGGCACCCTGCTGTGCGGCCGGCTGGCCGAAATGATCGGTCCCCGGCCTGCCCTCTTCGTCATCATCGCCGTTTTCGCCCTGGCCACCCTGTGGGCGGTGTTCATGCGTCATTCCTGGGAGTTCTGGCTGCTCGGCGTCATGGTCGCCCTGGTGCTCGGCGGTATCCAGGCCCTGAGCCGCTCCCTCTTCGCCCGACTCGTGCCGGCAGAGAAGACTGCCGAGTTCTTCGGATTTTTCGCCGTCAGCAACAAGCTGGCCGCCATCTGCGGTCCCTTTGCCTTCGCCCTGGTCAACCAGCTGACCGGCTCGGTGCGGCTGGCGATCCTGTCCCAGCTGCTCTTCTTCCTGCTCGGCGCGGCCCTGCTGCTGAGCGTCGACATCAGGCAGGGGGAGCTGTTGGCAAAAACAAAACAGTGA
- a CDS encoding spermine/spermidine synthase domain-containing protein: MIRKEDRNPDFASHLRAEVVETARSPWQQIEITRHPIFGHQLVIDGDLQISESDHAYGVAMVSPLLQLRQLRRVAILGGGDGGVLWELLQAAERMEIPLEKATMIDIDGEVLRLCRTHLSRLCGRIWDHPQAEILTADAFAWIAEARDLDAVIYDLTMDPVREGQSREEFMAETLAMIARALRSGGVFSMQCCGEGEGNDELAAESRDLLAQIRKEAGRHFCDLIEQRVLIPSYLERWTFLSGRKPA; this comes from the coding sequence ATGATTCGCAAGGAAGACCGCAATCCCGATTTTGCCAGTCATCTGCGGGCGGAAGTAGTCGAAACCGCCCGAAGCCCCTGGCAGCAAATCGAAATCACCCGCCACCCGATCTTCGGCCATCAGCTGGTCATCGACGGCGATCTGCAGATCTCGGAAAGCGATCACGCCTACGGTGTGGCGATGGTCAGCCCGCTGCTGCAACTGCGGCAGCTGCGGCGGGTCGCAATTCTCGGCGGCGGCGACGGCGGCGTGCTCTGGGAGCTGCTGCAGGCCGCCGAGCGGATGGAGATTCCGCTGGAAAAGGCGACCATGATCGATATCGACGGCGAGGTGCTCCGCCTGTGCAGAACCCATCTGTCGCGGCTTTGCGGCCGGATATGGGACCATCCGCAGGCGGAGATCCTGACCGCCGACGCCTTCGCCTGGATCGCCGAAGCCCGCGACCTGGACGCCGTCATCTACGACCTGACCATGGACCCGGTACGCGAAGGCCAGAGCCGGGAGGAATTCATGGCCGAAACCCTGGCCATGATCGCCCGCGCCCTGCGGTCGGGCGGCGTCTTCAGCATGCAGTGCTGCGGCGAGGGCGAGGGCAACGACGAGCTGGCGGCGGAAAGCCGCGACCTGCTGGCACAAATCCGCAAGGAGGCGGGCCGCCACTTTTGTGACCTGATCGAACAGCGGGTGCTGATTCCTTCCTACCTGGAGCGCTGGACCTTCCTCTCCGGTCGCAAGCCGGCCTGA
- a CDS encoding CxxCxxCC domain-containing protein produces MAVPEDTTWEALCRRCGRCCFEKRIEEDGTVVETDQACRYLDVASRRCKVYHKRFEVEEECIRLDPQTVRDAFWLPRDCGYVAWLDAQTGYQPAQKPVSKKRQKTAKRRGTARKRSGR; encoded by the coding sequence ATGGCAGTTCCGGAAGACACGACCTGGGAAGCCCTCTGCCGCCGCTGCGGCCGCTGCTGCTTCGAGAAACGGATCGAAGAAGACGGCACCGTTGTCGAAACCGACCAGGCCTGCCGCTATCTTGATGTGGCCAGCCGCCGCTGCAAGGTCTACCACAAACGTTTCGAGGTCGAAGAGGAATGCATCAGGCTCGATCCGCAGACGGTCCGCGACGCCTTCTGGCTGCCGCGCGACTGCGGCTATGTCGCCTGGCTGGATGCCCAGACCGGATATCAACCGGCGCAGAAACCGGTGTCAAAAAAGAGACAGAAGACGGCGAAAAGACGGGGCACGGCGCGCAAAAGATCCGGTCGCTGA